A DNA window from Engystomops pustulosus chromosome 6, aEngPut4.maternal, whole genome shotgun sequence contains the following coding sequences:
- the LOC140065736 gene encoding nicotinamide N-methyltransferase-like: MDCSNYKLYHVHGCDSREYLDSFFSDRAQMIFGEDTLIFPMEHLEKTFHLGHIKGDILIDLTKGSTIHHLYSACEFFKHIIVLKVQDRCILELKRWVDRRTGAFHWGHVAQHNVDREVKSDQLEDKEGKVRSALQHVVKCDFERENITEPIDLPPADCIISACLLDVISKDQEDFIRYIRKFSKLLKPGGYFLLFGVIDATYVTIGEHKFHVFTYNEEFAGKALVGEGFVIDRCEVKERTNVSDLIDYKAIMFIAAHKEK; encoded by the exons ATGGATTGCAGTAACTATAAGCTCTATCATGTACATGGCTGTGATTCCAGAGAATATCTGGATAGTTTTTTTTCAGATAGAGCTCAAATGATCTTCGGAGAGGATACGTTAATATTTCCCATGGAACATCTTGAAAAAACTTTCCATTTGG GTCATATTAAAGGAGATATCTTGATAGACCTCACCAAGGGTTCTACGATTCATCATCTGTATTCAGCCTGTGAGTTTTTCAAACACATCATAGTACTGAAGGTCCAAGACAGATGCATCCTGGAGctgaagagatgggtggacagaCGTACAGGAGCATTTCACTGGGGACATGTCGCACAACATAATGTAGACAGAGAAGTAAAAAG TGATCAGCTAGAAGATAAAGAAGGAAAAGTGAGATCTGCGCTTCAGCATGTTGTGAAATGTGACTTTGAGAGAGAGAATATAACAGAACCAATAGATTTACCACCAGCCGATTGTATCATCAGCGCTTGTCTCCTGGATGTCATCAGCAAAGACCAAGAGGATTTCATACGATATATCAGGAAGTTCTCAAAGTTACTAAAACCTGGAGGATACTTTCTATTATTTGGTGTTATAGATGCAACTTATGTGACAATTGGTGAACATAAGTTCCATGTTTTCACATATAATGAGGAGTTTGCCGGGAAAGCTCTAGTTGGAGAAGGTTTTGTTATTGATCGCTGTGAGGTTAAAGAGAGAACAAATGTCAGTGATCTGATTGATTATAAGGCCATTATGTTTATTGCAGCTCACAAGGAGAAGTAG